A window of Variovorax paradoxus EPS genomic DNA:
ACCTCCGAGCCCGCGCGCGCCGATGGCCACGCCTGGCGCGCCCGCGCGAGCGCTGTGCTGACCGGCGTCGGCACGGTGCTCGAAGACAACCCGCGCCTGGACGTCCGTCTGGTCCCGACGCCGCGCCAGCCGCATCTGGTCGTCGTTGACAGTCGCCTCCAGACACCGCCGGACGCTCACATATTCATAGCAGGCCGCCCGGTGTGGATCTACGCGGCCGTACGGGACGAAGCCAAGGCTGCCGCGCTGGAAGCCCGCGGCGCCACGGTCACTTGCCTTGCCAATGCCGACGGCAAGGTCGATCTGGGCGCGATGCTGAAAGATTTAGCAGCGCGCGGCGTCAACGAGCTGCACGTCGAGTCGGGCCACAAGCTCAATGGCTCGCTGATTCGCGAGGGCTGCGTCGACGAACTGCTGGTCTACCTCGCGCCCAAGCTGATCGGCCGAGGGCTCGACATGGCCAGTCACATTCACGCAGACGGTCCGCTCACCTCGCTGGCGGGCGTTCTCCCCCTGGAATTCAAGTCCGTGGACATGTTCGCGCCGGACCTTCGCATCGTGGCGCGGGTGACGGGAAGGGACAGGTTCTAGCGTTCGGCCCGAACGGGCTTCGTTCTCTGCGAAAATGTGCGAATGTTCACCGGAATCATCACCGGCGTGGGGCGCATCGCCGCCATCCACGACCTCGGCACCTCCTCCTCCTACGGCAAAAGACTCAGCATTGCGGTGCCTGACGGCTATCTCGACGATGTCGGGCTGGGCGACAGCATCGCGCTGAACGGCGCCTGCATGACCGTTACCACGCTCGTTCCCGAGCAGCAACTGTTCACCATCGACATTTCCGCCGAATCCCTCGACAAGACTGCCGGCCTGACCGACGAGGGCAGCCGCATCAACCTCGAAAAAGCCCTGCGCGCCAGCGACCGCCTCGGCGGCCACATCGTCTCGGGCCATGTGGACGGCATCGGCACAGTGAGCTTCTTCGAGCCGGTCGGCGAAAGCTGGGAGTTGCGCGTGGTCGCACCGCCCGCCCTCGCCCGCTTTCTCGCCTACAAGGGCTCGATCACCATCAACGGCGTGAGCCTCACCGTCAACAGCGTCAAGGACATCGAAGACGGCGCCGAGATCAGCATCAACCTGATCCCGCACACGGTAGACAACACCTCCCTCGGCGGCCTCAAGGCCGGCTCGAAGGTCAATCTCGAAATCGATACCGTGGCGCGCTACGTGGAGCGCATGCTCCAGGCGGGCGTCCTGGTCCCCCAGGCTTCCACGTATTCCAAGGACACCGCCGAATGAACGCCTCCGTCACGCCCATCGGCGCCGCCCCGAGCGCCGCGCGCGCGCCAGCCCCCATTTCATCGGTCGAGGAGATCGTCGCCGAGCTGGCTGCCGGCCGCATGGTGATCCTTGTGGACGAGGAAGACCGCGAAAACGAAGGTGACATCGTCATCGCGGCCGACCACATCACGCCCGAATCCATCAACTTCATGGCCCGCCATGCGCGCGGCCTGATCTGCCTCACGCTCTCGCGCGAAATGTGCGAGCGGCTGCAGTTGCCGCCGATGGTGCAGCGCAACGGCGCGAAGCATTCGACGGCCTTCACTGTTTCCATCGAAGCCGCCGAGGGCGTCACCACCGGCATCTCGGCCGCCGACCGCGCCCGCACCGTGCAGGCCGCCGTCGCACCCGACGCCGTGGCCGCCGACCTCGTGCAGCCCGGCCACATCTTCCCGCTGCAGGCGGTGGACGGCGGCGTGCTGATGCGCGCCGGCCATACGGAAGCCGGCTGCGACCTCGCCGCCATGGCCGGCTGCTCGCCCGCCTCGGTGATCTGCGAGGTGATGAACGAAGACGGCACCATGGCCCGCCTGCCCGACCTGCAGATCTTCGCGGCCGAGCACGGCCTCAAGATCGGCACCATCGCCGCGCTCATCGAGCACCGCAGCCGCGTCGAATCGCTGGTCGAGAAGGTCGGCTGCCGCGGAATTCAAACCGCCTGGGGCAATTTCACCGCCCACGCCTTCATCGACAAGCCCAGCCGCGGCGTGCATCTCGCGCTCGTGCGCGGCAAGTGGGCGCCTGAAGACACGGTGTCGGTGCGCGTGCACGAGCCGCTTTCGGTGCTCGACGCGCTCGAAATCAACCGCTCGCTGCACTCCTGGAGCCTGGACGCCAGCCTCTCGCACATCGCAACCGAGGGCAAGGGCGTGGCCGTGCTGCTCAATTGCGGCGAAACCGCCGGCGAGCTGCTCGCGCAATTCGACGGCACCGCGCGTCCCGCGCAAGCCCCCGAGCGCGGCCGCATGGACCTGCGCAGCTACGGCATCGGCGCGCAGATCCTGCGCGAATGCGGCGTGCACAAGATGAACCTGCTGGGCACGCCGCGTCGCATGCCGAGCATGGCAGCGGGCTACGGCCTGGAAATCGCCGGCTACCTCACGAAAGACTGAACGACCATGCAAGGTTCAAACAAGGGCGAGACGACGCTCAATGGCAAGGGCCTCCGCATCGGCATCGTGCAGGCGCGCTTCAACGCCGACATCACCGATGCGCTGGCTTCGGCCTGCCTCGCCGAACTCGAATCGCTCGGCGTGGCCGCGTCCGACATCCATCATGTGAAGGTGCCCGGCGCCCTCGAAGTGCCCGTGGCGCTGCAGGCGCTGGCCGAGCGCGGCGGCTACCACGCGCTCGTCGCGCTGGGCTGCATCATCCGCGGCGAGACCTACCACTTCGAACTGGTGGCCAACGAATCGGGCGCGAGCGTGAGCCGCATCGCACTCGATTACCGCCTTCCCATCGCCAACGCGATCCTCACCACCGAAAACCTAGCGCAGGCCGTCGCACGGCAGACCGACAAGGGCCGCGATGCAGCCCAGGTCGCCGTCGAGATGGCGCAACTGCTGGCCACCCTTTCATGACCGAAGACACCACCAAGGCAGGCGGCGCCAAGCCCCGCCAGTCGCGCACGGGCCTTACCAGCACCGGCGCGCGCAAGGCTTCGGCCAAGTCGAACCGCAGCCGCG
This region includes:
- the ribD gene encoding bifunctional diaminohydroxyphosphoribosylaminopyrimidine deaminase/5-amino-6-(5-phosphoribosylamino)uracil reductase RibD, whose protein sequence is MPSHEQDAQHIATALRLASDALLLTDPNPRVGCVLCDAEGRVLGQGHTQKAGGPHAEVMALRDAAAQGHSVEGATAYVTLEPCSHHGRTGPCCDALIAAGIERVVASLADPNPLVAGQGFERLRAAGVEVEVGPGADESRELNIGFFSRMVRKTPWVRLKVAASLDGKTGLENGMSQWITSEPARADGHAWRARASAVLTGVGTVLEDNPRLDVRLVPTPRQPHLVVVDSRLQTPPDAHIFIAGRPVWIYAAVRDEAKAAALEARGATVTCLANADGKVDLGAMLKDLAARGVNELHVESGHKLNGSLIREGCVDELLVYLAPKLIGRGLDMASHIHADGPLTSLAGVLPLEFKSVDMFAPDLRIVARVTGRDRF
- a CDS encoding riboflavin synthase, with product MFTGIITGVGRIAAIHDLGTSSSYGKRLSIAVPDGYLDDVGLGDSIALNGACMTVTTLVPEQQLFTIDISAESLDKTAGLTDEGSRINLEKALRASDRLGGHIVSGHVDGIGTVSFFEPVGESWELRVVAPPALARFLAYKGSITINGVSLTVNSVKDIEDGAEISINLIPHTVDNTSLGGLKAGSKVNLEIDTVARYVERMLQAGVLVPQASTYSKDTAE
- the ribBA gene encoding bifunctional 3,4-dihydroxy-2-butanone-4-phosphate synthase/GTP cyclohydrolase II, encoding MNASVTPIGAAPSAARAPAPISSVEEIVAELAAGRMVILVDEEDRENEGDIVIAADHITPESINFMARHARGLICLTLSREMCERLQLPPMVQRNGAKHSTAFTVSIEAAEGVTTGISAADRARTVQAAVAPDAVAADLVQPGHIFPLQAVDGGVLMRAGHTEAGCDLAAMAGCSPASVICEVMNEDGTMARLPDLQIFAAEHGLKIGTIAALIEHRSRVESLVEKVGCRGIQTAWGNFTAHAFIDKPSRGVHLALVRGKWAPEDTVSVRVHEPLSVLDALEINRSLHSWSLDASLSHIATEGKGVAVLLNCGETAGELLAQFDGTARPAQAPERGRMDLRSYGIGAQILRECGVHKMNLLGTPRRMPSMAAGYGLEIAGYLTKD
- the ribH gene encoding 6,7-dimethyl-8-ribityllumazine synthase, with protein sequence MQGSNKGETTLNGKGLRIGIVQARFNADITDALASACLAELESLGVAASDIHHVKVPGALEVPVALQALAERGGYHALVALGCIIRGETYHFELVANESGASVSRIALDYRLPIANAILTTENLAQAVARQTDKGRDAAQVAVEMAQLLATLS